The Neomonachus schauinslandi chromosome 4, ASM220157v2, whole genome shotgun sequence genome includes a region encoding these proteins:
- the UBXN11 gene encoding UBX domain-containing protein 11: MSSPLASLGKTRRVPLQSEPVNPGRRGIKIYGDEDEADVLNNGLGSQERLSVPSCYGAVGAPVRRQVPVFHDSELVATLTRKMRDLEQQVRSQTDELLSKDRKIRALEEMVQTLQEHQGPVTEPRELETTCLRLQRQVGEMERFLGDYGLQWVGEPVDQEDSDDQSDSEDGKRDWMTAKKFWKPGDSLAPPEVDFDRLLAGLKDLSELVVDGDTQVTRMPGGARLRVLEPIPLKLYRNGLMMFDGPFRPFHDPSTQRCLRDILDGFFPSELQRLYPDGVPFKVSDLRNQVYPENGLDPFPGEGRVVGQQRIHKPLDRMERPGSRMTAEKFLNRLPKFVIRKGEVIDIRGPIRDTLQNCCPLPARIQEIVVETPALAAERERSQESPESTAPLLSMLRIKSENGEQAFLLMMRPEDTVGDVRTLLAQARAVDATTFEIISTFPPTVYHDDTVTLQAAGLVPNAALLLRASRAPLPAPGPGPYSK; encoded by the exons ATGAGCTCCCCTTTGGCCTCCCTTGGCAAGACCCGAAGAGTCCCCCTGCAGTCAGAGCCTGTGAATCCAGG CAGGCGAGGGATAAAAATTTACGGAGATG AAGACGAGGCAGATGTGCTGAATAATGGACTTGGCTCACAAGAGAggctctctgtcccttcctgctATGGCGCTGTAGGTGCCCCTGTGAGGAGACAAG TCCCCGTGTTCCATGACTCGGAGCTGGTGGCCACCTTGACCAGGAAGATGCGGGATCTGGAGCAGCAAGTGAGGTCTCAGACTGATGAGCTGCTGTCCAAG GATCGGAAGATACGGGCCCTGGAGGAAATGGTGCAGACGCTCCAGGAGCACCAGG GGCCGGTGACGGAGCCCCGGGAGCTGGAGACCACATGCTTGCGGCTCCAGCGGCAGGTCGGCGAGATGGAG CGGTTCCTTGGTGACTATGGCCTGCAGTGGGTGGGCGAGCCCGTGGACCAGGAGGACTCAGACGACCAGTCAGACTCAGAGGATGGCAAGAGGGACTGGATGACAGCCAAGAAGTTCTGGAAACCAG GGGACTCACTGGCGCCCCCCGAGGTGGACTTTGACAGGCTGCTGGCCGGCCTGAAGGATCTCAGTGAGCTGGTGGTAGACGGTGACACCCAGGTGACACGAATGCCCGGTGGAGCGCGGCTCCGCGTCCTTGAGCCCATCCCACTGAAGCTCTATCGGAACGGCCTCATGATGTTCGATGGGCCCTTCCGGCCCTTCCATGACCCCTCCACACAG CGCTGCCTCCGAGACATTCTGGATGGCTTCTTCCCCTCAGAGCTCCAGCGGCTGTACCCCGATGGGGTCCCCTTTAAG GTGAGTGATTTGCGCAATCAGGTCTACCCAGAGAACGGGCTGGACCCGTTCCCAGGTGAGGGCCGCGTGGTGGGCCAACAGAGGATTCACAAGCCGCTGGACAGGATGGAGCGCCCAG GCTCCAGGATGACTGCTGAGAAGTTTCTGAACAGGCTTCCCAAGTTTGTGATCCGGAAAGGCGAGGTGATTGATATCCGGGGACCCATCCGGGACACCTTGCAG AACTGCTGCCCATTGCCTGCCCGGATCCAGGAGATTGTGGTGGAGACACCAGCCTTGGCTGCTGAGAGGGAGAG GAGCCAAGAGTCACCCGAGTCAACGGCGCCCCTGCTCTCCATGCTACGCATCAAGTCTGAGAATGGTGAGCAGGCTTTCCTGCTGATGATGCGGCCTGAGGACACCGTTGGTGATGTTCGCACCCTGCTCGCACAGGCCAG GGCTGTGGACGCCACCACCTTCGAGATCATCAGTACATTTCCACCCACGGTCTACCACGATGACACGGTCACACTGCAGGCCGCGGGCCTGGTGCCCAATGCAGCGCTGCTGCTTCGGGCGAGTCGGGCCCCACTGCCTGCTCCAGGACCCGGCCCCTACTCCAAATAA
- the SH3BGRL3 gene encoding SH3 domain-binding glutamic acid-rich-like protein 3, whose product MSGLRVYSTSVTGSREIKSQQSEVTRILDGKRIQYQLVDISQDNALRDEMRTLAGNPKATPPQIVNGDQYCGDYELFVEAVEQNTLQEFLKLA is encoded by the exons ATGAGCGGCCTGCGCGTCTACAGCACGTCGGTCACCGGCTCCCGTGAA ATCAAGTCCCAGCAGAGCGAGGTGACCCGCATCCTGGATGGGAAGCGCATCCAGTACCAGCTAGTGGACATCTCCCAGGACAACGCCCTGCGGGATGAGATGCGAACCTTGGCGGGCAACCCCAAGGCCACCCCACCCCAGATTGTCAACGGGGACCAGTACTGTGGG gACTATGAGCTCTTCGTGGAGGCTGTGGAACAAAACACGCTGCAGGAGTTCCTGAAGCTGGCTTGA